Proteins encoded in a region of the Chryseobacterium piperi genome:
- a CDS encoding KTSC domain-containing protein, which yields MKRIGEHRKLLGVDKEVTLKELKTIYRNTMKDSHPDKFINDEAGKLEAEEKSKSVIEAYHFLVSINPETQEKYKEEYTETITKSIIQDFYFEKQILKVQHLNGKMYEYIGVPRNTYIKMVNADSPSRFARRHIYGNFIYRKSGEVMAD from the coding sequence ATGAAAAGAATTGGTGAACACAGAAAGCTTCTTGGGGTTGATAAAGAGGTTACCTTAAAAGAATTAAAAACAATTTACAGGAATACGATGAAAGATTCTCATCCTGATAAATTCATCAATGACGAAGCTGGGAAACTGGAAGCAGAGGAAAAAAGCAAATCTGTAATTGAAGCCTACCATTTTTTGGTGAGCATCAATCCGGAAACACAGGAAAAATATAAAGAAGAATATACGGAAACAATTACAAAATCAATCATTCAGGATTTCTATTTTGAAAAACAGATTTTGAAAGTTCAGCATTTGAATGGAAAAATGTATGAATATATTGGTGTTCCTAGAAATACCTATATCAAAATGGTGAATGCAGATTCACCAAGCCGTTTTGCAAGAAGACATATTTATGGAAATTTCATCTACAGAAAGTCAGGTGAGGTTATGGCAGATTAA
- a CDS encoding Lrp/AsnC family transcriptional regulator: MERLDDKDLQLLRILQKNAKLTVKELAKEINLSPSPVFERVKRLEQEGYIKHYAAVLEAEKLNRGFTVFCQVKLKIHDRSVGNEFVKEIVQIEEVAECYNISGDFDFLLKVQVRDMKHYQDFVFNKLGTVDSIGSTHSTFVMAEVKNNHGVTI, translated from the coding sequence GTGGAAAGACTTGATGACAAGGATCTTCAATTGCTAAGAATCCTGCAAAAGAATGCTAAATTAACAGTAAAGGAACTGGCTAAAGAAATTAATCTTTCTCCATCACCTGTATTTGAACGGGTAAAAAGATTAGAGCAAGAAGGGTATATTAAACATTATGCAGCAGTTTTGGAAGCTGAGAAACTTAACCGGGGCTTTACTGTTTTCTGCCAGGTTAAACTAAAGATTCACGATCGTTCTGTGGGAAATGAGTTTGTGAAAGAAATTGTACAGATTGAAGAGGTTGCGGAATGTTATAATATTTCCGGAGATTTTGACTTTCTACTTAAAGTTCAGGTAAGAGATATGAAGCATTATCAGGATTTTGTTTTTAATAAACTAGGCACTGTAGATTCTATAGGAAGCACACACAGTACTTTCGTAATGGCTGAGGTGAAGAATAATCATGGGGTTACCATTTAA
- a CDS encoding efflux RND transporter permease subunit produces MKLAEISIKRPSLVIVLFTILTLGGILSYTLMGYELIPKFETNMVTISTVYPGASPAEVETSVTRKIEDAVGSLENVKKVESSSYESLSVIMVQLNDGADVDYALNDAQRKVNAVLKDLPDDVDPPSLNKFSLDDLPIITMSISSDKLNNKELYDLLDKKIEPIFSRVNGVAQVDLVGGQEREIQVNLDEKKLQGYGLSIADVQQAILSSNLDFPTGSLKTRTTKATIRLSGKYKSIAEMNNLVVSNRNGAQVRLSDIATVFDSQKDVEKVARFNQFPTILMQVKKQSDANAVAVSESVQKTIATVEEAYKVQGVKVKVVNDTTDFTLESANHVIFDLFLAIILVAIVMLLFLHSIRNAFIVMVSIPASLIAAFIGMNLMGYTLNLMSLLGLSLVVGILVDDAIVVLENIYRHMEMGKSKIRAAYDGASEIGFTVAAITLVIVVVFLPIAMSSGLVANILAQFCVTVVIATLLSLLASFTIIPWLSSRFGKLEHLTGKNWFEKFILWFEGLIDKFTHWITDILEWCLKTTLRRISTVVITFIVLIASFMLVVFGFIGGEFFPPIDRGQFLVQMELSKDATVEKTNQLTLDVEKFLRNDKDVVDLITTVGQQSTGFGGAQATTYQSEVQVNLTDKSERSESTNIKAAKVKRALEEKFTGVEFKTAPIGIMGAENAPIEMVVTAPDNAIAVKEATRILELLKKVPGAVDAELSTDTGNPEVQVNIDRDKMASLGLNLSSVGQTMQTAFNGNTDGKYRAGEYEYDINIRFGDANRQSIDDVKNLMFTNPQGQQVRLSQFAEVKMGSGPSLLERRDKSPSVKVRAKAVGRPVGDVANEWADQFMKSDKKPVGVDYIWSGDMENQQEGFGTLGIALLAAIVLVYLVMVSLYDSFVYPFVVLFSIPLAMIGVMVILALTANSLNIFTMLGMIMLIGLVAKNAILIVDFTNARKAAGATTHDALVQANHARLRPILMTTIAMIFGMLPIALASGAGAEMNKGLAWVVIGGLTSSLFLTLIIVPVVYSLFDSILRRMGKNQKVDYDAEMKADYVHKELSEDGYTPKHID; encoded by the coding sequence ATGAAGTTAGCAGAAATATCCATTAAAAGACCCTCGTTGGTTATTGTATTATTTACAATCCTAACGTTGGGAGGTATCCTGAGTTATACACTCATGGGATACGAATTGATTCCGAAATTTGAGACCAATATGGTAACCATTTCTACGGTATATCCTGGAGCTTCACCTGCAGAGGTGGAAACTTCGGTAACCCGAAAGATTGAAGATGCCGTTGGTTCCCTGGAAAATGTGAAAAAAGTAGAATCTTCTTCATATGAAAGTTTATCTGTCATCATGGTTCAGCTGAACGATGGAGCAGATGTAGACTATGCTTTAAATGATGCTCAGCGTAAGGTAAACGCAGTTCTTAAAGATCTTCCGGATGATGTAGATCCACCTTCACTGAACAAATTCTCTTTGGACGACTTACCGATTATTACGATGAGTATTTCATCGGATAAATTGAATAATAAAGAGCTTTATGATCTTTTAGATAAAAAAATTGAGCCTATTTTCTCCCGTGTGAACGGGGTGGCTCAGGTTGACCTTGTAGGAGGACAGGAAAGAGAAATCCAGGTGAATCTTGATGAGAAAAAATTGCAAGGATATGGCCTTTCAATCGCTGATGTTCAACAGGCAATTCTTTCATCAAACTTAGATTTCCCGACAGGTAGTTTGAAAACGAGAACAACAAAGGCTACGATCAGATTATCCGGAAAATATAAGTCGATTGCAGAAATGAACAACCTTGTTGTTTCCAACAGAAACGGAGCGCAGGTTCGTTTATCTGATATTGCAACAGTTTTTGACTCTCAGAAGGATGTTGAAAAAGTAGCAAGATTTAATCAGTTCCCTACGATTTTGATGCAGGTTAAGAAACAATCTGATGCCAATGCGGTTGCTGTATCTGAAAGTGTTCAGAAAACCATTGCAACGGTTGAAGAAGCATATAAAGTTCAGGGAGTAAAAGTAAAAGTAGTTAACGATACAACCGACTTTACCCTGGAATCAGCGAACCACGTTATTTTTGACTTGTTCCTGGCGATTATTCTTGTGGCTATTGTAATGCTTTTATTCCTTCACAGTATCAGAAATGCCTTTATCGTAATGGTTTCCATTCCGGCTTCATTGATTGCAGCATTTATTGGAATGAACTTGATGGGGTATACTCTGAACTTGATGAGTTTACTAGGACTATCCCTGGTGGTAGGTATTCTTGTGGATGATGCGATCGTAGTACTGGAAAACATCTACCGTCACATGGAGATGGGGAAAAGTAAAATCCGTGCAGCCTACGATGGAGCTTCAGAGATTGGATTTACCGTAGCAGCGATTACATTGGTAATTGTGGTGGTATTCTTACCGATTGCGATGAGTTCAGGTCTTGTAGCTAATATCCTTGCGCAATTCTGCGTCACGGTAGTTATTGCAACATTATTATCATTGTTAGCTTCATTTACCATCATCCCTTGGTTGTCATCAAGATTTGGTAAGCTGGAACATTTAACAGGAAAAAACTGGTTTGAGAAATTCATCCTTTGGTTTGAAGGTTTAATTGATAAGTTCACGCACTGGATTACAGATATCCTTGAATGGTGTTTGAAGACTACTTTAAGAAGAATATCTACTGTTGTGATTACCTTTATTGTTTTAATCGCTTCATTCATGCTGGTAGTATTCGGTTTCATCGGTGGAGAATTTTTCCCTCCTATTGACCGTGGTCAGTTCTTAGTTCAGATGGAATTGTCAAAAGATGCAACGGTTGAAAAAACGAACCAATTAACATTGGATGTTGAGAAGTTTTTAAGAAATGATAAAGATGTTGTTGATTTGATTACCACAGTAGGTCAGCAGTCAACAGGTTTTGGTGGGGCTCAGGCTACTACTTATCAATCTGAGGTTCAGGTAAACCTTACAGATAAATCTGAACGTTCTGAAAGTACCAATATCAAAGCTGCAAAAGTAAAAAGAGCATTAGAAGAGAAATTTACGGGAGTTGAATTCAAAACGGCTCCAATCGGTATCATGGGTGCTGAAAATGCTCCGATTGAAATGGTAGTAACTGCCCCGGACAATGCTATAGCAGTAAAAGAAGCGACAAGAATTTTAGAACTATTGAAAAAAGTTCCAGGAGCAGTGGATGCTGAATTATCAACTGATACCGGTAACCCGGAAGTTCAGGTGAATATTGACAGAGATAAAATGGCTTCTTTAGGTTTAAACCTTTCCAGTGTGGGACAAACGATGCAAACAGCGTTTAACGGGAATACCGATGGAAAATACAGAGCCGGAGAATATGAATACGATATCAATATCCGTTTTGGTGACGCCAACAGACAGTCTATTGATGATGTTAAAAACTTAATGTTTACTAATCCTCAAGGTCAACAGGTGCGTTTGAGCCAGTTTGCAGAAGTGAAAATGGGCTCAGGTCCAAGTTTACTTGAGCGTAGAGATAAATCACCTTCTGTAAAGGTAAGAGCTAAAGCAGTAGGTAGACCTGTAGGTGACGTAGCAAATGAATGGGCAGACCAATTCATGAAGAGTGATAAAAAACCTGTAGGAGTAGATTATATCTGGAGTGGTGATATGGAAAACCAGCAGGAAGGTTTCGGTACGTTAGGTATTGCTTTATTAGCGGCTATTGTATTGGTATACCTGGTAATGGTTTCATTATATGACAGTTTTGTATATCCGTTTGTGGTATTATTCTCAATTCCACTAGCAATGATCGGGGTTATGGTAATCCTTGCTTTAACAGCCAACTCATTAAATATCTTTACGATGTTAGGAATGATCATGTTGATTGGTCTTGTTGCGAAGAATGCGATTCTTATTGTGGACTTTACGAATGCACGAAAAGCAGCTGGTGCAACGACTCACGATGCATTAGTTCAGGCCAACCATGCCCGTCTTCGTCCAATCTTAATGACGACGATTGCGATGATCTTCGGGATGTTGCCAATTGCTTTGGCAAGTGGAGCAGGAGCAGAGATGAATAAAGGTCTTGCATGGGTAGTTATCGGTGGTTTGACATCGTCTCTATTCCTTACCTTGATTATCGTACCAGTAGTATACTCTTTATTTGACTCGATTTTGAGAAGAATGGGTAAAAACCAAAAAGTAGACTATGATGCGGAAATGAAAGCCGATTACGTACACAAAGAACTAAGTGAAGATGGATATACTCCGAAACACATAGACTAA
- the metE gene encoding 5-methyltetrahydropteroyltriglutamate--homocysteine S-methyltransferase, translated as MQTHILGYPRIGSNRELKKACEQYWAGKTSLQELLEVGKTIRKQNWKLQQEAGIDLIPTNDFSFYDQVLDLTLSVGAIPSRYQDIASKESSTELDLYFAMARGYQKEGLDITAMEMTKWFDTNYHYIVPEFQKDQKFKLFSNKIVNEFIEAKEEGINAKPVIIGLVTYLLLGKEKEEGFNKLDLTQNLLPVYTEILKELENNGAEWIQFDEPFLALDLDQKAKEVYPNVYTELAQQFPNLKFLITTYFDGLKDNLSLATTLPVDALHIDLVRAPEQLDEVINAIPETLILSLGVVDGRNIWKNDFSQSLVSIKKAIAALGPERVFIAPSCSLLHTPFDLDLEKNEKILSPEIKQWMAFAKQKVSEIVLLKKLASENPDYNTLQELAENKKAIENRKVSTLIHNKDVKSRIELTTENDAQRNSPFNARKEAQQRALELPLFPTTTIGSFPQTKEVRSWRAQFKKGDLTAEEYDQLLKEETQRTINWQEEIGIDVLVHGEFERNDMVEYFGEQLAGFAFTQNGWVQSYGSRCVKPPVIFGDVHRPQPMTVYWSQYAQSLTKKWVKGMLTGPVTILQWSFVRDDQPRSLTCKQIALAIRDEVSDLEKAGIRIIQIDEPAIREGLPLRKAEWQNYLQWAVEAFRISASGVEDATQIHTHMCYSEFNDIIHNIADMDADVITIECSRSQMELLNAFADFKYPNEIGPGVYDIHSPRVPSKEEMVELLKKAQAVIPAEQLWVNPDCGLKTRHWDETEKALIAMVAASKEVAAAYETEKV; from the coding sequence ATGCAAACACACATCCTTGGCTACCCGCGAATTGGCAGCAACAGAGAACTCAAAAAAGCCTGCGAACAATATTGGGCAGGTAAAACATCATTACAGGAACTGTTAGAGGTTGGAAAAACCATCAGAAAACAAAACTGGAAATTACAGCAGGAAGCAGGAATTGACCTTATTCCAACGAATGATTTTTCCTTTTATGACCAGGTTTTAGACCTCACCTTATCCGTTGGTGCTATTCCTTCGCGCTATCAGGATATTGCTTCAAAAGAATCCAGTACAGAACTGGATCTGTATTTTGCAATGGCAAGAGGATACCAAAAAGAGGGTTTAGATATTACCGCAATGGAAATGACTAAGTGGTTCGATACCAATTACCATTATATTGTCCCTGAATTTCAGAAGGATCAAAAGTTTAAACTATTCTCCAATAAAATCGTCAACGAATTTATTGAGGCAAAGGAAGAAGGGATCAACGCTAAACCAGTAATTATTGGACTGGTAACCTACTTACTATTAGGAAAAGAAAAGGAAGAAGGTTTCAATAAATTAGATTTAACCCAAAATCTTCTTCCGGTCTATACTGAGATCTTAAAAGAACTGGAAAATAACGGAGCCGAATGGATCCAGTTTGATGAGCCTTTTTTAGCATTGGACCTGGATCAAAAAGCTAAAGAAGTTTATCCGAATGTCTATACTGAGCTTGCCCAACAATTCCCGAATCTTAAGTTTCTTATCACTACCTATTTTGATGGACTAAAAGATAATCTTTCATTGGCGACTACCCTACCGGTCGATGCTTTGCATATTGATCTGGTACGTGCTCCCGAACAATTGGATGAAGTGATTAATGCTATTCCTGAAACATTAATTCTATCATTAGGTGTTGTGGATGGAAGAAATATCTGGAAAAATGATTTCAGCCAGTCTTTAGTTTCGATTAAAAAAGCAATTGCTGCACTGGGTCCTGAAAGGGTCTTTATCGCTCCGTCATGCTCTCTGCTTCATACTCCTTTCGATCTTGATCTTGAAAAAAATGAAAAAATATTATCTCCGGAGATCAAGCAATGGATGGCTTTTGCTAAACAAAAGGTTTCTGAAATTGTTTTATTAAAGAAATTAGCATCAGAAAACCCGGATTATAATACCTTACAGGAGTTGGCGGAAAATAAAAAAGCCATTGAAAACCGTAAAGTTTCAACGCTAATTCATAATAAAGATGTAAAAAGCCGCATTGAGCTTACTACAGAGAATGACGCTCAGAGAAACAGTCCATTTAATGCGCGAAAAGAAGCACAGCAGAGGGCACTGGAACTTCCACTATTTCCAACAACAACTATTGGCTCTTTCCCTCAAACCAAAGAAGTCAGAAGCTGGAGAGCTCAATTTAAGAAAGGAGACCTTACTGCAGAGGAGTATGATCAATTACTTAAAGAAGAAACTCAGAGAACGATTAACTGGCAGGAGGAAATCGGAATTGATGTGCTGGTTCATGGAGAATTTGAGCGTAATGATATGGTTGAGTATTTTGGGGAACAACTGGCAGGATTTGCTTTTACTCAAAACGGATGGGTTCAGAGTTACGGAAGCAGATGTGTAAAGCCACCTGTAATTTTTGGAGATGTCCACAGACCTCAACCAATGACAGTATATTGGTCTCAATATGCCCAATCTCTGACCAAAAAATGGGTTAAGGGAATGTTGACGGGCCCTGTTACTATTCTTCAGTGGTCTTTCGTACGTGATGACCAGCCTCGTTCTTTAACCTGCAAGCAGATTGCTTTAGCCATTCGTGATGAGGTTAGTGATCTTGAGAAAGCAGGTATCAGAATTATCCAGATCGATGAACCGGCTATCAGAGAAGGTCTTCCTCTACGGAAAGCAGAATGGCAGAATTACCTGCAATGGGCTGTAGAAGCGTTCAGAATCTCTGCAAGTGGTGTTGAGGATGCTACACAGATCCATACCCATATGTGTTATTCTGAGTTTAATGACATCATCCACAATATTGCAGATATGGATGCTGATGTGATCACCATAGAATGTTCCAGAAGTCAAATGGAATTGTTAAATGCCTTTGCAGACTTTAAATATCCTAACGAAATTGGCCCTGGAGTGTATGACATCCATTCTCCAAGAGTTCCATCAAAAGAAGAGATGGTAGAATTATTGAAAAAAGCACAAGCCGTAATCCCCGCAGAACAACTTTGGGTAAACCCTGACTGTGGATTGAAAACCCGTCATTGGGATGAAACTGAAAAAGCATTAATTGCTATGGTAGCAGCTTCAAAAGAAGTAGCTGCAGCCTATGAGACAGAGAAAGTTTAA